taacaatttatttttaaaaattgaaattacagagctaaaataaaagatatgaaCCCaacaactaatttttttttcttacccAACAACCAACTGTTTATGTTAAGTTGAGCAAATTGTCCACGCCCGTGAAAGCAATTGCCGCCTAGTAATTAACAAATTGCATACGTTACATTTCTTCTAATATAATCCATAGAGTACCAAGAATAACCACTATATATCTTCTCCAATTATTGAATTCTTTGAATCTGTTGCTTCATCAATTTAGGTATTCATGTGCAGTGTCCAAAACTCTATCCTTGCGATAaggaatatgtagcagctagcCAATAGATGAATTAAACATGTAAATAACTAGAATTTTAACCTGATAAATTCAATGTTTAACACAAAACTTCATTGTACTATCAAAATTATGCTTTCAGCTATAATACTTGATGAATTTTTTCATGAGTTCTATATATGCTCCACACAAAAAATAGTGGATTCAGACGAATTATATGTTACGTAATAACTCAATGGCGAATCTCAAAATTCTTAAATCATGTATCTTAATGAATTAGAGATGATCCAAACGATGAAAAAAAGATCATTTAGTGAaagtaaatttcaaatattgacCGGTATAGTGATATTTGATAACAGACAGTTGttttaagtttaattatgaAAAGTGTTGGATAATTAAGTATATTGTTAGAAATGCAAATACCAGGTCTTCTTGTAATTTTTGATTTCTTActtatcttctctttttttttaaatgagttTAAATTTTGTGTACTGTTAGTGTACTAGATTTCTAATACCATCGGATAATTTTAAAGGTTCTATATTtaactttttatataattataatttatgaccaaaacatattaaaggaAAATTGAATCCTAATTATAAAACCAAAAATCTTTCCTTTTCAACATCGTTTACTACATTTTatgttttcatgattttcatatCAGCAAAGTAATTTTTCAACACTAATTTTTTTTCACAACTGAATGTTATTTACTAAACTATGATTATTTGCTCTCAATATCATGGTAAATCAACCACTAAAGTAATTCTTCAACCCTCAAATATTATGAATCTTAAAAGGGATAATTTTTTATTGTCTCAAATAgctaatttttgaattttttcttgaTGTTCATTATGAATTGTTGTAATTCCATATGAATCGAACTATTAGTGGTCATAATATTTCCAATTAACACTCTGACCCGAAGTTCTTCTTTGGTGGGTATCCTTAAAAGTGGGAGATAAATTCTTTTGATGTCGTCATCATTATCGATTATTGCAATATAATCTTTGatcaatttgattttgattacatgaatatttttaaaagactttGTTTTGTTCTATCTTCCTAGTGGGTtaatttcattttcttatttagTTCTCACAGTTTTCCACTTTATTTTGTTGGAATCGTAATGGAGACTAGAAATTGCTATGAGAATATTTTTGAGTAAATAAACATTAGTTACAATAAtcgaaatataaaaaatacaaatcaTTCTTTCAGAAGAAGTTCCTGATAAATACAACACAATGAATAATCTATAGATAGAGAAAGGATCGTGGACATATGGGTTCggaaaagtttttaaaaaaataaaatttgaggagCTATGAATACCGAGGTTTTCAAGCGAGAGAGatcaataagaaaaataaaaagaatgagtatttgaattttagaaaaagaaaataattagaaaaaaattgattacaaaatattttttaaaaaaaaattggttacCTATTGTAGTAGATCAGTCTTACCTGATAGTGTAAAAAAGTTATATACGACACAAAATTTAAActcttttaaaatataataaatattgtaCGTCTGACCAACTTTTGCTGCTATATATTTAAAGTTAAGTAGCTTCATCGAGAGAACCATGATTTAtaaattttgctagaaaaaaaTCGGCTGCTTATGTAATCAAATGCTAGTCTTGGAAACCTTCAGTCCACCTCCGATTTGATGTAATGACTGttttttgggattttttttccagatatGATAAACCTTTTAAGCATAATTACTTCATGTGGTATAGTTTGtctaattacttataatgatAAACATAAATTTGCCATTATACAAACATTGTGGCGAATTATACAAAAGctgtagcgaattatacaaacgttatacccACGAATTATTTATATACctaaatatacaaacactggtatacatatgtatttgtatatctggcaagGGAGATTGAGACAGAAGAGGAGAGAGGCAAGGGAGATTGAGACAGAAGAGGAGAGAGGCAAGTgagatcgagagagggaggagagaggcgagcgcaAGAtgaattgtatatttatatttgttgaattgtatatgtatatttgtcaaaaaattatatatatttaactggtatacatatgtatttgtatatctggcaagcgagattgagagagaggaggagagaggcgagcgagatcgagagagggaggaaagcgagatcgagagagggagCAGCGAGGCGAGTGAGagtcgaattgtatatgtatatttgtcagaaaaattgtataatggtaactgatatacatatatatttgtatatctggcaagCGAGATTTGTCATATCACGTAAATAGATAGCTATGTTTGATTCGAgctgtaattattttaaactatacccTAAATGTGTAATATAATAGTAAGGTTTGCCATACCGcgtaattttttccttttttttgagtttataaTATAGTCCagtactattttatttatttatttattaaaaacacATGTTATgacatgcatatatataggtgtAAATTTCTTAAACAGCTTTGTAATATATCATGGTTTTCCACTTCCgcttacaaaataaaggtttataactattttattttattttccttgcATGATATCCTCTTATTTATAGTTTcagaatttaaatatttttttcttttctaatagTTTGGTTAATCCATTCTATTTCTTATAACTAGGTTCCTTGTGGAGTcataaaagagaagaaaaaaaaaagataattcaGTTGATTTTTGAAGTGGagaatgacaaaaaaaaaaaaaaaaagtaggatgAGCAGGGACAAAAGTACTAGTATCAATTTGTGTATGCGTTGTTGGTTACAAAGTTAGACATGAAATAGGTTGTACAGTACCAAAGATaatgttttttattattttcattgttttagtttttaaaattgTTTTCTCATAGTATTTATTTAGTTTGGTCATAGATTATATTGTTTCCCCATATTTGGAGGTTGAGTAGTAGAGATTGCCATTTATTGCTTCTTCGTGTAAAACTTAGAATTTTTTCTAGCTAGTAGGGGCACCACTTGATTTAGTCACAGTAAAAGAAGACTTTTAATGCATTCTATTTAATTCATTTGATATACACACCTGTCCACTTAAAATTAAATTCGAAAAAccttactattattattattattattattattaaataagctGTATTATTCTACTAATCTTTTCCTAGTTAGgatttcataattttgtttCATTTTGACGGACTATACGTTTAATGGCAAATTATAGTAGTAATCTTCCAAACTGCAACCTAACTCATTATATTCAGGtcaaactctctttcttttccctAAATGCCCAAAATTACGAGTATAATGTTATAAatctaattaattaagtatCAAATTTATACGGAatatcaatataattttttaaaagtcaaGTAGATGTCAGATATAGTTTTCCTCCTACCAAGTAACTACTACAATATTTATGGCCAGGTACGGAGATTAAATGTCTAGTAAATATTTTGTTGAGTATACAATAAATATACGATCAGTAGGTAGATAAACTCATTCACTCCGACCCCCTACCAATTTTGTCTTTATAAACAAATAAACCTTTCACAACACAACACactctaaagaaagaaaaaagaaagcaaaatgGAGGTAATGGATATTCTATTACTTGGCTTAGCAATTCTTCTTTTGTGTGTATGGTGGAAATATTGGTCAATCACTGGTGGTGGCAAAAAAAATCTGCCACCAGGTCCACCTGGTTGGCCATTGGTTGGAAATCTTTTCCAAGTTATTCTCCAACGTCGTCCTTTTATTTATGTAGTACGTGATTTACGTAAAAAATATGGACCTATTTTCACCATGCAAATGGGGCAACGTACCCTTGTTATAATCACTAGCTCCGAATTAATCCACGAGGCATTAGTTCAAAACGGTCCGCTTTTCGCCAGCCGTCCTCCCGATTCACCGATCCGTCTAATATTCTCCGTGGGAAAGTGCGCCATCAACTCGGCCGAGTATGGCCCGTTGTGGCGAGTTCTCCGACGGAATTTCGTTACGGAGTTGATAAATCCAACGAGGATCAAGCAGTGTAGTTGGATAAGGAAATGGGCTATGGAATATCACATGAAAAGGCTTGAGAATGAAGTTTCGGAAAATGGGTTTGTAGAAGTGATGGCTAATTGTAGGCTTACGATATGTAGCATTCTTATTTGCCTTTGTTTTGGAGCTAAAATTTCTGAAGAGAGAATCAAGAAGATTGAGAGTATACTTAAAGATGTTATGCTTATTACAGCTCCTCAACTTCCTGACTTCTTGCCGCTGCTCACACCGTTGTTTCGTAGCCAAGTAAAACAAGCAAAGAACCTGAGGCAGATTCAACTTGAGTACCTAGTTCCTTTGGTAAGTTTAATAAAGTAGTCTGTTTGAGAAAGCTTCTAAAAATCAAAAAGTGGTACTTGATATTTTTGCAAAATACAACAGTTGTGTATGGTTAATTAGTTTGAAAATGACTTTTGCCAAATTTAGAAAAGCAATTTGTGTTTCGCTAACTTTTCAAAAACTAGTGGTTTTTAGGGGAGATCAAATTAAAGCTACTTTTTTCCCCTTGTACTACTactcaaaaatatttactatttttatgtaGAAGCTTTGTCAATCGCCTAACTCTCTAAAACAAAGCACTcttaatataaaaatagaagTACTCCTGCTCCTCCTTCTCCTTTAGAATTGGATCAAACAGGTTACAAGTCATTAGAGATATTAGACTTTTAATTACTTAATTGTACACGACTCTAATGTATGGATCTAATTAATTATGTTTCACGTGTCAAACATGTGAAACTGTTTTTTGTTTTGTGGATGACAATGAGATTTGAACCAAGACCTTTCACTTGTGTTGAAACCACATATTAAATTGTGTGACCATATTATTTAAATAGAAAGcacatttttaattatattatatcttTAACAGGTAAGGGACAGAAAGGCATTTGTGGACAGCAATGGAGATCCTAAAAGTAGCGAATCAGAAATGGTAAGTCCAATTGGTGCAGCCTATGTTGATTCATTATTTAGTCTTGAGCCACCTGGCAGGAAACTAGGAGAAGCAGAGATTATCACCCTTGTTTCAGAAACAATTGGTGCAGGAACTGATACTAGTGCCACTGCACTAGAATGGGCTTTACTTCACTTAGTAATGAACCAAGAAATCCAAGAAAAACTCTACAAAGAAATAGTTGATTGTGTTGGTAAAAATGGTTCAATTTCAGAAAGTGATGTTGAAAAAATGCCTTTTCTTGGAGCCATTGTGAAGGAGACATTTAGGAGGCACCCACCTAGCCATTTTGTGTTGTCACATTCTGTAACAAATGACACACAATTAGGAGGGTACAATATCCCTTCTGATGCCTATGTTGAATTTTACACCGCATGGTTAACGGAGGACCCAAGCCTATGGAAAGATCCCGGCGAGTTTCGACCGGAAAGGTTTTTGACTGGGGATGGAGTTGACGTGGACATTACCGGAATGAGGGGTGTGAAGATGCTACCATTCGGGGCGGGTCGTCGGATCTGCCCCGCATGGTCATTGGGTACGTTGCACATTAATTTGATGCTTGCTAAGATGGTTCATAAATTCAAATGGATACCCATACCCGACAACCCACCCGACCCGACAGAGACCTTTGCTTTTACCGTTGTGATGAAAAATCCCCTCAAAGCAATTATTTTGCCAAGGATCTAAAATTTGAGGGAATTAATTAATTGGATCGTGTTTGGTTAATTAATTTCCAGATGTTTGTTCATGTGATGTACGTACGATGTATTATAAGGTCTTAGGTTGCTTCTttttaatgttaaagaaatTATTATGGATAATGTGTCTTCACTAATTTGCTTTTGCTGGATGTCACATGGCCTAGCTAGACTCTAGATCCTAGAATTAATTGTTGCGGCCAGAACATAAGAGTATGTAttaatgatgaaattttttctatatatacatGTTCACTTGGTGTGATGAAATTAATAATGTTGCAGATTTCTTGTTATGTATCAACTATCAACAACacttgttttaaaaaataaattatttatataagtaAATGTTATCTGATATTGTAAAACTCCTTTATAAATAATGTATATTTTACACGATTATATAATAAGCTACTTCCAACATGTAACTACTAACGTAAACATGATATAGTATCGTAAAAGATGGAATAAATAATTAACCTACAACTATAACAAGTTAAAATACTTTAATACTAGAatgatttaattaataaatattagtagtaatagttttaaaaagaaattttcaATATcagtttatatattttattattttactaatTATAGTACTTACTTTCTGCAATTAATGGATCACTCTATGACAAAAGAAAGTGTGGAAGTGGACCTGAATTGGGAGATAACCCATCAAAGCTAAAGTAATGACTTATAATAGTAGTACATAATATATAGTGTCCCACAACCATTTAGGGAATGAACCTGTTTTTGTGAAATTAAATAAACAAgcattcaattttatttttaaaattttttttattcatttctatCATGAGTATTCTACTGATACAGAAAACTTTCATAAAGCCTTCAACAACCTTCATTGAAGAAACTTTATGGTTTTGTACTTGGTTTGGTCTAATTATTAAAGacaatggaaaaaaaataaaggtcACGAGTTACGATCGACACGTTGGCAGATTTTGTAAATGTTCATTtgaatattaataatattaagatTGTGACTAACATGATAGTGGTCATAATTAGTCCCTTTGGTTGAAATTTGCATGGTTCTATTCAGTGACAAAGAAACAATATCTTCCTTAAAGACTCCGACTTTGTCGGGGGGAATTAAGAAATTGATAATAGGACTACTTTAATCTTAAAAGACAGCTTAAAAGGTGAGAATTGACTAAGTCGAATTAAAAAGACTATACATCTCATAAAGGGATGATGTAGAATTCTTCATACAACCCCTTAATTATGCCCAGGGCTCTATGGGCAATTTAATATGAAGGTtctatatatatcaaaaataaaaatagattgaTCATACTTTAATAtcatgtaaaaaaatatatattgaacATAACTTAAtcttcaaaattaatttaaaaaatgagtttgtttaagccatatttttttttattcggtGTTTAGAGCCCGTGAAGTCCTGATTAAATTCGAATCACGTATTGCAGGGCCTATTCGGAGATGACGCTCCCAACagaatttttttcattctcAGAATTCAAACTCAAGACCTCTGATTAATGATGAAGCAGTCCCACCACTGCACCACGATCCATGTTGGTTGTTTAAGCCATGTTAAGAGACCACTCTTCTCTTCAAAAGTTTGATATTGTTAGACTCTTCACGTAAAAATTAATTGATAAACATGTGAAAGATATAAagttttatatcttttatttgTTGTATCTCTAATTTCTAGTAGTGACATGAaaagttttatatattttatttgtttatgtgTCTATAGTTGATTtggtatattttaaaaaaatataataaataaaataataattttattatattattcttaATTACTGTAAGTTATTaagatattaaaaaattaatatttgaatagtttttaataataaaagtaaaataaaaataaaataataaataattatttaaattaaataaataaaaataaatatctattttacgtataatagataaataaaataaactgatAGAGGACCAAATAAACTTAAATCATTATTTCATTTACCAACTACTACCAACGTGTCGGGTATAGTGACCAGTGAGATAAGTTGGGATATTTTGCCCCATCATTTACTTAAGGTTGTCTAATCATTGAACTGGTCTTCTAATATACTCCCACCATTTTATTTATCTGATATCTACGTCAcaatagatattttattttatttatctattttagtaaattgaaaaaaatatatatactctttttagtattaaataaatatataaattagtaATAATcaactttaaaatttcaaaatattattaataaaattaatttaataaaatacacCTCTAATTAAAATGAGGTGTGTAATTTCAACGAAAACTAAGTAATACCAAAACGGAGGAAGTAGTTAACAAATTATCAAGCTCAATAGCTCATTTGAATATTAATAATACTAAGATTGGAAGAGGGCTTTTGTTGAAGTCTGTTATAATTAATTCTACTCAATGGTGAAGAGACATATTTTCCATAAAAAATATCATTCGACACCT
The sequence above is a segment of the Solanum dulcamara chromosome 11, daSolDulc1.2, whole genome shotgun sequence genome. Coding sequences within it:
- the LOC129873378 gene encoding cytochrome P450 77A1, translated to MEVMDILLLGLAILLLCVWWKYWSITGGGKKNLPPGPPGWPLVGNLFQVILQRRPFIYVVRDLRKKYGPIFTMQMGQRTLVIITSSELIHEALVQNGPLFASRPPDSPIRLIFSVGKCAINSAEYGPLWRVLRRNFVTELINPTRIKQCSWIRKWAMEYHMKRLENEVSENGFVEVMANCRLTICSILICLCFGAKISEERIKKIESILKDVMLITAPQLPDFLPLLTPLFRSQVKQAKNLRQIQLEYLVPLVRDRKAFVDSNGDPKSSESEMVSPIGAAYVDSLFSLEPPGRKLGEAEIITLVSETIGAGTDTSATALEWALLHLVMNQEIQEKLYKEIVDCVGKNGSISESDVEKMPFLGAIVKETFRRHPPSHFVLSHSVTNDTQLGGYNIPSDAYVEFYTAWLTEDPSLWKDPGEFRPERFLTGDGVDVDITGMRGVKMLPFGAGRRICPAWSLGTLHINLMLAKMVHKFKWIPIPDNPPDPTETFAFTVVMKNPLKAIILPRI